Proteins encoded within one genomic window of Lysinibacillus louembei:
- a CDS encoding Gfo/Idh/MocA family protein → MTKTTFALIGTGIVGERIINQILAHPHAEIVAIFDGNQTRLQEIADKYNIPAVATLEELLATKPDWVYIGTPPVSHAPLAKEIAAHGLHILSEKPLAHDAQDGIEMVQVAEEAGVKTAMHFPLMYSPAVHEMKQRLTNQELGEIVRIELHTYFPEWPRKWQQNPWIASREQGGFIREVFPHYLQLMHHFFGDITILSHETTYPEDVTLCETGVSALAKTENGVPVVLNGLSSIGQEERLEFKVFGTEKVMTLRNWSELWLSAAYEEAQHIAPSIEPASLLDACCAHLQDEDALIVSFEEGLKVQKWIDELLK, encoded by the coding sequence ATGACAAAAACAACATTTGCATTAATTGGTACAGGTATTGTAGGAGAGCGCATTATTAATCAAATTTTAGCGCATCCACATGCCGAGATTGTCGCTATTTTTGATGGCAATCAAACACGTTTACAGGAGATTGCTGATAAATATAATATTCCTGCTGTTGCGACATTGGAAGAATTATTAGCAACGAAACCAGACTGGGTATATATCGGTACACCGCCAGTAAGCCATGCACCGCTTGCGAAGGAAATTGCAGCACATGGCTTACACATTCTTTCTGAAAAGCCATTGGCACATGATGCACAGGATGGTATTGAGATGGTACAGGTGGCTGAAGAGGCAGGCGTCAAAACAGCGATGCATTTCCCATTGATGTATAGCCCTGCAGTACACGAAATGAAGCAACGTTTAACAAATCAAGAATTGGGAGAAATTGTGCGTATTGAATTGCATACATATTTCCCAGAATGGCCAAGAAAATGGCAGCAAAACCCATGGATTGCATCGCGTGAACAAGGCGGCTTTATTCGCGAGGTGTTCCCACACTACTTACAATTAATGCATCATTTCTTTGGGGATATAACGATTTTATCGCATGAAACAACATATCCAGAGGATGTCACACTATGTGAAACAGGTGTATCCGCATTAGCAAAAACGGAGAATGGTGTGCCTGTTGTATTAAATGGTTTATCTAGTATCGGGCAAGAGGAGCGCTTGGAATTTAAAGTGTTTGGCACAGAGAAAGTCATGACGCTACGCAACTGGTCTGAGCTATGGCTAAGCGCTGCATATGAGGAAGCGCAACATATCGCACCAAGCATCGAGCCTGCATCACTGTTAGACGCATGCTGCGCACATCTTCAAGATGAAGACGCCCTTATCGTTTCATTTGAAGAAGGCTTAAAAGTGCAAAAATGGATTGATGAGTTGTTGAAATAA
- a CDS encoding ABC transporter ATP-binding protein: protein MTAMEAKNISLNYGYDVALQNISFQLEGNKIYGLLGRNGAGKTSLLSIIASFRQQTAGALTILGQVPFENAEIMQQVVFAYNKNYKEESDKVKDLLQGIAKYRPNFNMAYAEHLLTRFQIPQNKKMKQLSKGMQAAVDATIGLASNAPITIFDEIYAGMDAPTRTIFYEELLKSQEECPRAIIMSTHLVSEMEYLFDEVLILHKGTMVLHETYDELISKGVTVTGRAEDVDIFVQNMRQLNIKQLGGTKAVTVYGHLSERQYQEAAKLGLEIGPVALQDLFIYLTEGGHE, encoded by the coding sequence ATGACGGCGATGGAGGCTAAAAATATTAGCTTGAACTATGGGTACGACGTAGCACTACAAAATATTTCCTTTCAGCTAGAAGGTAATAAAATATATGGTTTATTAGGGAGAAACGGAGCAGGTAAAACCTCGCTCTTATCCATTATTGCATCATTTCGTCAGCAAACAGCAGGAGCCTTAACGATTTTAGGGCAAGTGCCATTTGAAAATGCAGAAATCATGCAGCAAGTCGTTTTTGCTTACAACAAAAATTACAAAGAAGAATCGGACAAAGTGAAGGATTTACTGCAAGGCATTGCAAAGTATCGCCCAAACTTTAATATGGCTTATGCAGAGCATTTGCTTACACGCTTTCAAATACCACAGAATAAAAAAATGAAGCAATTATCAAAGGGAATGCAGGCAGCTGTTGATGCGACAATTGGTTTAGCAAGCAATGCGCCAATTACAATTTTTGATGAAATTTATGCAGGAATGGATGCCCCAACTAGAACTATTTTTTATGAGGAATTGCTAAAATCACAAGAAGAATGCCCAAGAGCAATAATTATGTCTACACACTTAGTGTCAGAAATGGAATATTTATTTGATGAGGTGCTGATTTTACACAAAGGGACAATGGTTTTACATGAGACATACGATGAGCTCATTTCAAAAGGTGTAACAGTGACAGGTCGCGCAGAGGATGTAGATATATTTGTTCAAAATATGCGTCAGCTCAACATAAAGCAATTAGGTGGCACAAAGGCAGTGACGGTCTATGGCCATTTATCAGAGCGGCAATATCAGGAGGCAGCGAAGCTAGGACTAGAAATAGGTCCAGTTGCACTGCAAGATTTGTTTATTTATTTAACAGAGGGAGGGCATGAATAA
- a CDS encoding AEC family transporter: MTLFFIILPALVIFLIGFIAQKLIGFDIKSISAMSLYILSPCLAFRTFFTNAITLDYVYMMLAALLLSASLLVITYIVAKITKANQSESSALVLSSVFMNSGNYGAPVVLFALGPVGFDYAVIIMVLHSLLMNTLGIFFAALGGQEGGGHKQAMQSVVRMPVLYAAILGMVCHWMGLELSAPFQDALDLVANATIPVIMLVLGMQLAVISRKKVTYRFVVGASIIRMIASPIIAALILSFLPLNDLAKTVFIIQAAMPAAANTTMLALKYDTEPDLVSFTTLVTTAISIVSLPIVLYLTI; this comes from the coding sequence ATGACTTTATTTTTTATCATTTTACCTGCACTCGTCATTTTTTTAATTGGCTTTATCGCTCAGAAGCTAATTGGTTTTGATATTAAGTCCATTTCAGCAATGTCCCTTTACATATTGTCACCATGCTTAGCCTTTCGCACATTTTTCACGAATGCTATTACATTGGACTACGTATATATGATGCTAGCAGCGCTATTATTGAGCGCTTCATTATTAGTCATTACATATATCGTTGCTAAAATAACAAAAGCGAACCAATCTGAAAGCTCTGCCCTCGTTTTAAGCAGTGTTTTTATGAATAGCGGCAACTACGGAGCCCCTGTTGTACTATTTGCCCTTGGACCTGTGGGGTTTGATTATGCAGTTATTATTATGGTATTACATTCGTTGTTAATGAATACGCTTGGTATTTTCTTTGCGGCACTTGGCGGACAAGAAGGGGGCGGGCATAAGCAAGCTATGCAAAGCGTTGTGAGAATGCCTGTGCTTTATGCTGCAATTTTGGGTATGGTTTGTCATTGGATGGGCTTGGAGCTATCCGCTCCTTTTCAGGACGCGCTTGACCTTGTAGCCAATGCAACGATTCCTGTTATTATGCTTGTACTAGGTATGCAGCTCGCCGTTATTTCACGTAAAAAGGTAACATATCGCTTCGTTGTAGGCGCAAGCATTATACGGATGATTGCCTCACCTATTATTGCAGCGCTTATTTTATCATTTTTGCCATTAAATGATTTAGCAAAAACAGTATTTATCATTCAAGCCGCAATGCCTGCCGCTGCCAACACGACGATGCTGGCTTTGAAATACGATACAGAGCCCGACCTCGTATCGTTTACAACACTTGTCACAACAGCAATTAGCATTGTTTCATTGCCGATTGTGTTGTATTTAACAATTTAG
- a CDS encoding DUF4279 domain-containing protein yields MQPKIFITFSLETNMYPDNKFEHFDPSEITKALQVQPIQTQAYDLERKELPRSRRPGNPWCSSWIYRLGGYYDEEQYTHPDGYIQHLLEQFNEQFLTVKQSLIIDIQNRYNAICYLEIYLFSTQDSFTHVSIPSNIMKSLLFNRHIYA; encoded by the coding sequence ATGCAGCCAAAAATATTTATTACATTTTCTCTTGAAACAAATATGTACCCAGACAATAAGTTTGAACATTTTGACCCAAGTGAGATAACTAAAGCTTTACAAGTTCAACCAATTCAAACACAGGCCTATGATTTAGAACGTAAAGAGCTCCCTAGATCAAGGCGTCCTGGAAACCCTTGGTGTTCTTCATGGATTTACAGATTAGGCGGATATTATGATGAGGAGCAATACACTCATCCAGATGGTTATATACAGCACTTATTAGAGCAGTTTAACGAACAGTTTTTGACAGTTAAACAAAGCCTTATTATTGACATACAAAATCGATATAATGCTATTTGTTATTTAGAAATATATTTGTTTTCTACTCAAGATTCCTTTACGCATGTTTCTATCCCTTCTAACATTATGAAATCTTTACTGTTCAATAGACATATATACGCATAG
- a CDS encoding GntR family transcriptional regulator: MFDKDKPIYQQIREKIEDQIVNRQLLEEEQAPSTNQLVSFYKINHATVSKGINQLVEEGILYKKRGIGMFVAVGAREKLMKKRKEAFVDQFIVSLIEEANKLEISEQEIIEYIKQVKERESE; the protein is encoded by the coding sequence GTGTTCGATAAAGATAAGCCAATTTACCAGCAAATTCGTGAAAAGATAGAGGATCAAATCGTCAACCGACAGCTATTAGAAGAGGAGCAGGCACCCTCAACGAATCAGCTTGTTAGCTTTTACAAAATTAATCATGCCACGGTGTCCAAAGGGATTAATCAATTAGTAGAGGAAGGCATTCTTTATAAAAAGCGGGGGATCGGTATGTTTGTCGCAGTAGGAGCGAGGGAGAAACTGATGAAAAAAAGAAAAGAAGCATTTGTTGACCAATTTATCGTCAGCCTTATTGAAGAGGCAAACAAATTAGAAATAAGTGAGCAGGAAATTATTGAGTACATTAAACAAGTGAAGGAGCGTGAAAGTGAATGA
- a CDS encoding nuclease-related domain-containing protein, with translation MIVLQREQTVKEQLLQAAIRRGFPEYKDELIRLQQGLLGERYVDQNWHDMQLDEPYYLLHDFQTNAHQIDTIFLCQKFLLIIEIKNIVGRIDFDEERHQFTRTLEDGTIQGFRNPLDQVRRHQRMLRRVVSDLPVLYAVVFALPKTIIGHIPQGEPVFHRSGLEFHVREHLKQYATRLSSQGLQSLARQLLQMHTIHKPQLNIDKARVRQGVLCVQCQSKMQYHYGHFKCLKCNYKDDGILLKQAMRDYCLLVDEWITNEEFRRFVGVESSDSAKYLLKKLGFQYEGERRWRRYRISCR, from the coding sequence ATGATTGTTTTGCAGCGTGAGCAGACTGTTAAAGAACAATTGCTTCAAGCGGCAATTCGGCGAGGATTTCCTGAATACAAGGATGAGCTAATTCGCTTGCAGCAAGGCTTGCTAGGTGAGCGCTATGTTGACCAAAATTGGCACGACATGCAGCTGGATGAGCCTTATTATTTGCTACATGATTTTCAAACAAATGCACATCAAATAGATACGATTTTTCTTTGTCAAAAGTTTCTACTGATTATAGAAATTAAAAATATCGTTGGTCGTATTGATTTTGATGAGGAACGGCACCAGTTTACAAGAACATTAGAGGATGGCACTATTCAAGGTTTTCGCAATCCTCTAGACCAAGTGCGTCGCCATCAAAGAATGTTACGTAGGGTTGTTAGTGATTTGCCAGTGTTATATGCGGTTGTCTTTGCATTACCCAAAACAATTATTGGTCATATCCCACAGGGTGAGCCGGTATTTCATCGCAGTGGACTTGAATTCCATGTTCGAGAGCACCTCAAACAATATGCTACACGGTTATCTTCGCAAGGACTTCAAAGTTTAGCTAGGCAATTACTTCAAATGCATACAATTCATAAGCCACAATTAAATATTGATAAAGCTAGAGTTCGCCAAGGGGTGCTCTGTGTGCAGTGCCAAAGCAAAATGCAGTATCATTATGGGCATTTTAAGTGTCTAAAATGTAATTATAAAGACGATGGCATATTATTAAAACAAGCCATGCGGGATTATTGTTTATTAGTAGATGAATGGATTACGAATGAAGAGTTTCGAAGATTTGTGGGAGTTGAGTCGAGTGATAGTGCGAAATATTTGCTGAAAAAATTAGGCTTTCAATATGAAGGTGAAAGAAGATGGAGGCGATATCGGATAAGTTGCCGATAG
- a CDS encoding nitroreductase family protein: MTKALTVREAITTRRSIKKFNGQLVKREDLLNIIEDAAWAPNHGTREPWRLVVACDEQLPKLLELLRDLAVPKWQELSDEALATQMQKFTLAGGYAFMVVPEDVRQKERLEDYAAAASFLQNMQLLAWEKGIGSCWKTPGFLDVPKFREALGVKTGERVIAMLQLGYFDELPKGKERKTAAEIVTFFGE, translated from the coding sequence ATGACAAAAGCATTAACAGTACGAGAAGCGATTACAACACGCCGCTCAATTAAAAAATTTAACGGACAGCTTGTAAAGCGAGAAGATTTACTAAATATTATTGAGGATGCAGCATGGGCACCTAACCATGGTACACGTGAGCCTTGGCGTTTAGTAGTTGCATGTGATGAGCAATTACCAAAATTACTTGAGCTATTGCGTGACTTAGCTGTACCGAAGTGGCAGGAACTATCGGATGAGGCTCTAGCTACACAAATGCAAAAATTTACTTTAGCAGGTGGCTATGCATTTATGGTTGTACCTGAAGATGTACGTCAAAAGGAGCGCTTAGAGGACTATGCGGCAGCGGCAAGCTTTTTACAAAATATGCAGCTGCTTGCATGGGAGAAAGGCATTGGCTCATGCTGGAAAACACCAGGCTTTTTAGATGTACCAAAATTCCGCGAAGCACTTGGTGTAAAAACTGGTGAGCGAGTGATTGCCATGCTACAGCTTGGTTATTTTGATGAGCTACCAAAAGGAAAAGAACGCAAAACAGCAGCTGAAATTGTTACGTTTTTCGGAGAATAA
- a CDS encoding PH domain-containing protein, with amino-acid sequence MFKKFASDALGLSDIGVVVPKEDFDKTDSDDFIFNEIDEQIYFLIKTKADEYCFTNYALIHVDGANAISKKRLLRRYDYEHATIESVLLETAGTIDLDVEIKFTIGDIPMSIDIHKKFLNEIKDLYKALHAISLEQKSNTYKFDSAKQSLSLAASALGRVGNNEVAPASSFEDITKFSHEWLLQQKKQYVKKDYGDVFERYIHN; translated from the coding sequence ATGTTTAAAAAATTCGCATCGGATGCATTAGGTCTCTCAGATATTGGCGTAGTTGTGCCAAAGGAGGACTTCGATAAAACAGATTCAGACGATTTTATTTTTAACGAAATTGATGAACAAATTTACTTCTTAATTAAAACAAAGGCAGATGAATATTGCTTTACTAATTATGCTTTAATTCACGTGGACGGGGCAAATGCGATTAGCAAAAAACGCCTGCTTCGCCGCTATGATTATGAGCATGCAACAATTGAAAGCGTGCTGCTTGAAACAGCTGGAACAATTGATTTGGATGTGGAAATTAAGTTTACAATTGGTGATATCCCGATGTCGATTGATATTCATAAAAAATTCTTGAATGAGATTAAAGATTTATACAAAGCATTGCATGCCATTTCACTGGAGCAAAAATCGAATACGTACAAATTCGATTCAGCAAAACAGAGCTTGTCGCTTGCAGCTAGCGCATTAGGTCGTGTCGGCAATAATGAGGTAGCACCTGCTAGCTCCTTTGAAGACATTACAAAGTTTTCACATGAATGGCTGTTACAGCAAAAGAAACAATATGTAAAAAAAGACTATGGCGACGTATTTGAGCGTTATATTCATAACTAA